The Flavobacterium sp. 140616W15 sequence GCACTTAAAATTGAAAAGAACTTAGAGAACGACCCTGATTATGTTGCTAGTTATGCTGATAGTAAGAAAAAAGCAGAAGCTAAAGGAGAGAAATTCATTCCGATGAATGAAAGAGAAATTGTAGCGCTTATTGCTTACATGCAAAGATTAGGAACAGATATCAAAGTAAAAGAGACTTCAAAATAGAGAAATTATGTTTGAACAAGTAAAACACAACTTAGAGACTATTGCGGGAGTAGAGATATTCCCGATACTTTCCTTGCTAATTTTTTTCCTTTTTTTTGTCTGCCTAGGGATCTGGGTATTCTCATACGGAAAAGAAAAAATTGATGAAATGAGTCAAATTCCGTTGGACGAAAATTAAATTGTAGAATTAAAAAATAATATATAAAATGAAAAAATTAATTCCAGTATATATACGATTGCCACTAATTTTCTTCATCGTTTTTGGTGCAATGGAATATTTTATAGACTCAGGTGATAAGCCTGCATTTATAAAATACCCAATGGTTTCTGTCTTTTTATTCGTATTTCTTTTCCTTTTAATAGCAATAGAAATTACAGTAAGTGCAATAGACCGAATTACTTATAATCTGTTAACAGATGAACAGAAAGCGAAACTTGAAATTGATAGTAATTTGAGTTTAAAAGAAAGAGCTTGGTATAAAAATTTAATGCAAAAATTAACAAAAACGGAGCCGATGGAAACAGAAGCAAGTTTGTTATTAGATCATGATTATGATGGCATTAAAGAGTTAGATAATAACTTACCACCATGGTGGATTTATTTATTCTATATCACTATCGTCTTCGCTGTAGCTTATGTAGTACATTATGATGTATTAGGTGGGGAAGACCAAGAGATGGAGTTGAAAAAAGAGATGGCACAAGCTAAGATAGATGTTGAAGAATATCTTAAAACAGCTCCAGATTTGATGGATGAGAAAACAGTTACCCTGTTAACAGATCCAGCTGATCTTGCTGCCGGAAAAGAAATTTTCACAACAGATTGTGCTGCCTGTCACCGAGCTGATGGAGGAGGGCAAATTGGTCCAAATTTAACAGATAACCACTGGATTTTAGGTGGGGGAATAAAAGAAATATTCCACACCATAACCAATGGAGGACGAGACGGAAAAGGAATGATAGCATGGAAAGGGACATTAAAACCTAAAGAGATACAAAAGGTAGCTAGTTATATTTTGTCTCTACAAGGAAGTAACCCTAAAGACCCAAAAGAACCAGAAGGAGAAATTTGGGTTGATAAAGATGCATCAAAAACTGATGCAGGAGGAGTAACCACACAAACAGATTCTACACAAGTTAAAAAATAATACAATGTCAAATTTACCAGACGAAGCTTTTAGAGATACCATCGGAACAATAGATGAAGGGGGTAATAGAAAATTTATTTTCCCTAAGAAACCGTCTGGTAAATTTTATGAATACAGGAAACTGGTTAGTTATGTTTTATTAGCCATTTTAGTTGCAAATCCGTTTATAAAAGTAAATGGAAATCAATTTATGATGTTCAATATTTTAGAACGCCGTTTTAATATATTTGGATTCCCTTTTTGGCCTCAGGATTTTTATCTTTTTGTAATATCAATGCTCGTTGGTATTGTATTTATAATCTTATTTACAGTAGTGTATGGGCGTATTTTTTGTGGATGGATTTGTCCGCAAACTATATTTTTAGAACTAGTTTTTCGCCGAATAGAATATTGGATTGATGGAGATAGAGGAGCACAATCTCGATTAGCCAGACAAGAATGGAATGGAGAGAAAATTAGAAAAAGACTAACGAAATGGTTTATCTTTTTTCTTATCTCGTTTTTGATTGGTAACGTTTTCTTAGCTTATCTAGTAGGAAGTGATCAATTGTTTTTAATGATTGAAGAAGGGCCAATCAAACAATCAAATAACTTTATAGCCTTATTATTATTTACTGGAGTTTTCTACTTTATATTTGTTTGGTTCCGTGAGCAAGTTTGCATTATAGCCTGTCCATACGGAAGATTACAAGGTGTGCTTTTGGATAATAAATCTATTAATGTAGCTTATGACTTTGTTAGAGGAGAAAAAGAACTAGGTAGAGCTAAATATAATAAACAAGAAGATAGAGCAGCATCAGGAAAAGGAGATTGTATTGACTGTAAGCAATGTGTGCATGTTTGCCCGATGGGAATTGATATTAGAAACGGAACTCAATTAGAATGTACAAATTGTACAGCTTGTATTGACGAATGTGATACTATCATGGAAAATATAGGTTTACCAAAAGGACTTATTAGGTACGCTTCTGAAGATGAAATCGAGAAAAAAGAACCTTTCCGATTTACTGCTAGAATGAAAGGATATACAGCAGTATTGATTATCTTGCTGGGTATTTTTGTTGGAATGCTTTTCTTAAGAAATGATGTTCAAGCTGTAGTTTTACGTTTACCTGGACAGCTTTTCCAACACAAAGGAGATAAAATTAGTAATATTTATACGTACAAGATTGTCAATAAAACAATAAATGATTTTAATGACATTCATTTTGAATTGATTGATCAAAAAGGTACTATAAAAAATGTTGGTACACAAAAGTTTAAAGTTCCAAAACAAGGAATTTCACAAGGAACATTGTTCATAGAAATAGATCAGGCGCTTTTAGAAAGTGATAAAACTAAGGTAGAAATAGGTGTTTTTAACGGTGATAAATTAATCGAAAAGACATCAACAAACTTTTTAGGACCGAGAAGTTTTAATTAAAAAAATAATATCATGAAAATTAACTGGGGAACAGCAATAGTAATTGCATTTGGATTGTTTATGACATTCATTTTATACTTTGTTTTTAAAGTACAATCCGATAGTAAGTATAGCAATGATTTGGTTGTTGAAGAATATTATAAACATGATTCCCATTTTGGAGAAGAAATGGATCGTGTTCAAAATGCTCATGATTTGAAATCAAGACCTACAATTATTGCTATGAAAGATGGAGTTAAAATTATTTTCCCAAATACTTTTGAAAGTAAAAATATAAAAGGTGAGGTGCTAATGTACCGTCCATCAAATAAAAAACTAGATTTTAATACAGCAATTACTTTAACAAATTCTGAATTATTGATTCCTCAAAAGAAATTAATAAAAGGACGTTGGGATGTTAATATGGAATGGCAATACGATGGTAAACAGTATTTAACTAAAGAAGTTGTTTACATTAATTAAAATGGTATTAACAGTATCAAGTAGTTTATTGAATGTAATAGGCAAAAGGATACTAAATGCAAAAGAATTTAGTTTATAGTCGCACGTCTGATGTAATCTATTTAGATAAAAATATCTCTTTTAGATTGTCATAAACAATGTATCGAGAATAGATACTAATATAAATAACAATGCTTTATTCAGCTTTTATATTCGGTTTAATCAGTAGTTTTCACTGTATAGGTATGTGTGGCCCTATTGCTATGATGTTGCCTGTAGATAAGCAAATTGGGGTAAAAAAAGCAACACAAGTTACAGTCTACCACTTAGGTAGATTGTTTGCGTATGGGACAATTGGATTGGTTTTTGGATTACTAGGAAAAGGTTTTTTTCTTGCTGGAATTCAGCAAAAAATATCCATTGTCATTGGAGTAATTATGATAATTGTAGTTCTAACTCCAGAGAGAATATTTGCACAATACAACTTTTCAAAACCAGTTTATAAGCTCATTTCAAAAATAAAAACCAATCTAGGTAAGCATTTTAGAAGTAAAAGTTATAAGTCACTTTTTATTATTGGAGTACTTAATGGATTTTTGCCATGCGGAATGGTATATGTAGCATTGTTTGGAGCTATTGCTATGCAAAGTGCCGAATTGGGTGTTTTGTATATGATCTTGTTTGGCTTAGGAACGGTTCCTTTAATGACCAGTGTAGTATATTTTAATTCGTTTATTTCACAATCCACTCGCAATAAATTTCAAAAAGCAATTCCTTATGTTGCTGTTATTATTGGAGTTTTGTTTATTCTGAGAGGCTTGGGTCTTGGAATTCCGTATTTATCTCCATCAAATATGAGCTTATTTGTTCAGGAGACACCTAATTGTCATTAATTAGGAGTTTAAATAGTCATCGAAAACAAACTTGTCTCTGGTGCTTTTCTCTTTAAATGTAAATCAAAAGCCATACAGATATTACGTACAAAAGGTTTTCCTGCTTCTGTAACGTTTATTTTTTGATTCTCGATAATAAGTAATCCATCATTCTCCATTTCTTTTAGCTGAACTAGGATTTCTGGTATCTCTTTAAAATAGTCACTTTCTTTACTCCATGTAGTCTCAAAATTACACATTAAGTTTAAGATGTGTTTTCTAATAATAAGATCCTCTTCAGTTAGTATATGCCCTTTTACAACAGGAAGTTTATCCCACTCTAATAATTGGTAGTAGTCTTCAATACTTTTTACATTTTGAGCAAAACTATACCAACTGTCACTAATTGATGAAACGCCAAGTCCAATCATTAATTGGGTTTTGGAAGCGCTATATCCCATGAAATTACGATGCAATTTCCCTTCTTTAAAAGCAGTGTATAAATGGTCAGATTTTAAAGCAAAATGATCCATTCCAATTTCATAATACTCATTTTTATATAATAGTTCTTTTCCAATTTCGTATAATTTTCGTTTTTCGGCATCTTTAGGGACGTTCTCATCACTAAAACCTCTTTGTCCGTTCCCTTTAATCCAGGGCACATGTGCGTAGCTATAAAAAGCCAAACGATCAGGTTGTAGTGAATTTGTTTTCTCTATGGTGTCGATAATATCTTCAACTCCCTGAAAAGGCAAGCCAAAAATTAAATCATGGCTTATAGATGTATAACCAATTTCTTTGGCCCAAAACGTAACTTTAGCCACATTATGGAAAGATTGTTCACGATGAATTGCTTTTTGTACTTTTTGAGAGTAATCTTGAACTCCGTAACTCACTCTTCGAAATCCTAAATTATATAGTTTTTGTAAATGTTCGTAAGTTGTATTATTAGGATGCCCTTCAAAACTAAATTCATGTTCTTTAGCTTTTTCAGCATAAGAAAAAATACCATTAATTAAATCTTCAAGATTTTTAGGGGAGAAGAAAGTAGGTGTTCCCCCCCCTAAGTGAATCTCTTTTATTATGGGTTTTTCATTAAGAAGTTTACAATACAGGCTCCATTCTTTTATTACTGCTTCTATATATGGATTTTCTACATCATGGTTTTTTGTAATTCGTTTGTTGCAACCACAAAAAGTACACATGCTTTCGCAAAAAGGTAAATGGATATATAGACTAATTCCGTCTTTTTGATTGCTTTCGGCGAATGATTTTTGCAAAGAATCAATCCAAAGTTGATAGGTGAAATCATTTTCATTCCAGTAAGGAACAGTAGGATAGCTAGTGTATCTTGGTCCCGGAACATTATATTTTTGTATCAACGAATTTTTCATAATAAGAAATTTAATGGAAATCAAAATTAATCAGAAACATAAGTGATTAAAATGATAATTATCATAATGTAATTCAAAAAAAAGAGGCTCATCTGGAGCCTCTTTTTTTTGAATTAAGAATTAATCTGAAATGCAATCTTGGATGATTTGTACCCATTTTTTACCTAATTGTTGATCTTCATGCAAACAAACTTGATTTATTTGATCATCTTCAATATTGTAAAATGGAATTACAATTTTTTGTCCTGTTGTTTTATCTTGAAACTCAAAATCAACTTTTATGATACTATCTGAGTTTGCATCTGTTGTTGGTACTAATCGACAAGATTTAACAAGATTTAAATCTATGAATGAACTTTCATTTTTTCCTTTATTGAAATTCATTGATATAAAACCTTTGTTTGTTTTATCTATAGCTAGAATTTTTTTGTTTTGTGATTCGGTTAAATCAAAGTTGAATTTTCCATTTTGGCTATATTTTTCTTTTATAGCTTGGATTCTAGCTTTGTTAAGAGAATTAGAACGGTAAGAGAAATAAAGAGGTAAAAGTGATATTACGGCAAGTGCGATACCTATGATAGTTACGGAGTTATCCATTATTGTTTTTATTTAAAATTTAATTATATAACATGAAATAATAAACAGAATGCGATGGGCAAACTATTTATTTGAGAAGATATTAATCTTCAATTGCTAAAATCATGAGATTTAATTACCAGAAATAATGGAAAGGATAAAGTAATATTGAGATTTTTTTTCTCTGATTTATGATTTGATCTGCAAAATTGAATATGCTTTTTTTAATGTTGTAATCGGGGATTACAATTAAAAAAGTATCAAACCATTTAGATAAAGAAGGGTAATTTGTTTTTAAATCAGCAATAACATGAAAACTTGCTTGAGGCTGAATAAAAGCCGAAGATTTAATGCTATCGGAAGTGAAATTTGATTCTGTTTTCTGAGGTTGAATTACATCAATAACAACTTTGTCTGCATTATAAGCAGATAAAAAGAGCATTAAGAGCCCAACAAAGATGATTACTTTTCGAATCCAAGTCATGCTACAAATCTAATCTATAAAATGTAATTTAGGTACTTTTTATGAAAAAAATAGCATAATAATAAGACAATTGTTGGTCTCTAAATGTTTTTTTAGATTTGTTATTGTTGCATTTTAAAATAATAATCGGCTGAATGTTTTCCGCTACCATAAAAAAAGAAAAATAGGCATACCATAAAAACACAAATAGCCAATAGTAAATTTTGTGAATGCATTTCGCCCATAAAATTAACCAATATTGCTCCTAATAAGATTGGCAATTGTGCACCAATCGCCCATCGGGTTAGCAATCCAAAAACAATCATAATACCTCCAATCATATGGGCAGGTGCAATGTAATGTATAAGAAACATTCCACCACCAAATTTGTCAATTGGAGATATTAAATCATGTAAATACTGGATATTAGTAATGAAGAAGACTCCTTTCATAAATAAAAATACCCCCAAAGCAATACGTAATAAATCTACTGGTAAATAAGTGTGCGCATTTGCCCATTTATTTAAATTTTTTACATTTTCCATGATACTATAGTTATTTGAAATAATAACGCTAAGTTACTAATTTTTAACAATATAGTTGTTTTTTTTGAGGTGTAAAAAATGCCTTCTGTAATTTTATTTACTTTAAAAATTATACTTGAATAACCCCAAGATTAAATGGTTTTGTAATAGGAGCGTGGTTAGCCGCTTCTATTCCCATAGAAATCCATTTACGAGTGTCTAACGGGTCTATGATAGCATCAGTCCATAATCGAGAAGCTGCATAGTATGGGGAAACTTGTTCATCATAACGAGCTTTAATTTTTGCAAATAATTCGGCCTCTTTTGCCTCATCTACAATTTCTCCTTTTGATTTTAAAGAAGATGCTTCTATTTGAGCCAATACTTTCGCCGCTTGTGTTCCTCCCATAACAGCGAGTTCTGCACTAGGCCAAGCAAAGATTAATCTAGGATCGTAGGCCTTACCACACATGGCATAATTTCCTGCCCCGTATGAATTTCCAACGATAACGGTAAATTTTGGTACTACTGAATTACTTACTGCATTTACCATTTTTGCACCGTCTTTTATGATTCCGCCATGTTCGGATTTAGAACCTACCATAAAACCTGTAACATCTTGTACAAATACTAGTGGTATTTTTTTCTGATTGCAATTAGCAATAAAACGAGTTGCTTTATCGGCACTATCAGAGTAAATAACTCCTCCAAATTGCATTTCGCCTTTGGCAGTTTTCACTACTTTTCTTTGATTGGCTATAATTCCTACTGCCCAGCCATCAATTCTAGCATAACCTGTTATTAATGATTGTCCATAACCGTCTTTATAGGCTTCAAATTCAGAATTATCAACCATACGCTTAATGATTTCCATCATATCGTATTGCTCATTTCGTGCTTTTGGTAGAATGCCATAAATTTCTGTTGGATCTAAGGCGGGTTTTTGGGCTTTAATACGGCTGTATCCAGCTTTGTCGTAATCACCAATTTTATCTACAATATTTTTTATTTTGTCTAATGCATCTTTATCATCTTTAGCTTTATAGTCGGTAACACCCGAAATTTCGCAATGAGTAGTTGCACCACCTAAAGTTTCGTTATCTATTGTTTCTCCGATAGCAGCTTTTACTAAATAGCTTCCAGCAAGAAAAATACTCCCTGTTTTATCTACAATTAGAGCTTCATCGCTCATAATAGGTAAATAGGCACCGCCAGCTACACAGCTACCCATTACAGCAGCTATTTGGGTAATTCCCATGCTACTCATTTGAGCATTATTTCTAAAAATACGCCCAAAATGTTCTTTGTCTGGAAAAATCTCATCTTGTAATGGCAAATAAACTCCAGCACTATCTACAAGATAAATTATAGGTAATCTGTTTTCCATTGCTATTTCTTGAGCGCGTAGATTTTTTTTAGCAGTAATAGGAAACCAAGCACCTGCTTTTACAGTGGCGTCATTGGCAACAACAACACATTGTTTTCCTCTTACATATCCTATTTTTACAACAACACCGCCAGATGGACATCCGCCATGCTCTGCATACATTCCGTCTCCAACAAAACCACCAATTTCTATATATTTTGAATTTTCATCAAGCAAATAATCAATTCGCTCTCTTGCTGTCATTTTA is a genomic window containing:
- a CDS encoding CcoQ/FixQ family Cbb3-type cytochrome c oxidase assembly chaperone gives rise to the protein MFEQVKHNLETIAGVEIFPILSLLIFFLFFVCLGIWVFSYGKEKIDEMSQIPLDEN
- a CDS encoding cbb3-type cytochrome c oxidase N-terminal domain-containing protein; its protein translation is MKKLIPVYIRLPLIFFIVFGAMEYFIDSGDKPAFIKYPMVSVFLFVFLFLLIAIEITVSAIDRITYNLLTDEQKAKLEIDSNLSLKERAWYKNLMQKLTKTEPMETEASLLLDHDYDGIKELDNNLPPWWIYLFYITIVFAVAYVVHYDVLGGEDQEMELKKEMAQAKIDVEEYLKTAPDLMDEKTVTLLTDPADLAAGKEIFTTDCAACHRADGGGQIGPNLTDNHWILGGGIKEIFHTITNGGRDGKGMIAWKGTLKPKEIQKVASYILSLQGSNPKDPKEPEGEIWVDKDASKTDAGGVTTQTDSTQVKK
- the ccoG gene encoding cytochrome c oxidase accessory protein CcoG, giving the protein MSNLPDEAFRDTIGTIDEGGNRKFIFPKKPSGKFYEYRKLVSYVLLAILVANPFIKVNGNQFMMFNILERRFNIFGFPFWPQDFYLFVISMLVGIVFIILFTVVYGRIFCGWICPQTIFLELVFRRIEYWIDGDRGAQSRLARQEWNGEKIRKRLTKWFIFFLISFLIGNVFLAYLVGSDQLFLMIEEGPIKQSNNFIALLLFTGVFYFIFVWFREQVCIIACPYGRLQGVLLDNKSINVAYDFVRGEKELGRAKYNKQEDRAASGKGDCIDCKQCVHVCPMGIDIRNGTQLECTNCTACIDECDTIMENIGLPKGLIRYASEDEIEKKEPFRFTARMKGYTAVLIILLGIFVGMLFLRNDVQAVVLRLPGQLFQHKGDKISNIYTYKIVNKTINDFNDIHFELIDQKGTIKNVGTQKFKVPKQGISQGTLFIEIDQALLESDKTKVEIGVFNGDKLIEKTSTNFLGPRSFN
- a CDS encoding FixH family protein, producing MKINWGTAIVIAFGLFMTFILYFVFKVQSDSKYSNDLVVEEYYKHDSHFGEEMDRVQNAHDLKSRPTIIAMKDGVKIIFPNTFESKNIKGEVLMYRPSNKKLDFNTAITLTNSELLIPQKKLIKGRWDVNMEWQYDGKQYLTKEVVYIN
- a CDS encoding sulfite exporter TauE/SafE family protein — translated: MLYSAFIFGLISSFHCIGMCGPIAMMLPVDKQIGVKKATQVTVYHLGRLFAYGTIGLVFGLLGKGFFLAGIQQKISIVIGVIMIIVVLTPERIFAQYNFSKPVYKLISKIKTNLGKHFRSKSYKSLFIIGVLNGFLPCGMVYVALFGAIAMQSAELGVLYMILFGLGTVPLMTSVVYFNSFISQSTRNKFQKAIPYVAVIIGVLFILRGLGLGIPYLSPSNMSLFVQETPNCH
- the hemN gene encoding oxygen-independent coproporphyrinogen III oxidase; the encoded protein is MKNSLIQKYNVPGPRYTSYPTVPYWNENDFTYQLWIDSLQKSFAESNQKDGISLYIHLPFCESMCTFCGCNKRITKNHDVENPYIEAVIKEWSLYCKLLNEKPIIKEIHLGGGTPTFFSPKNLEDLINGIFSYAEKAKEHEFSFEGHPNNTTYEHLQKLYNLGFRRVSYGVQDYSQKVQKAIHREQSFHNVAKVTFWAKEIGYTSISHDLIFGLPFQGVEDIIDTIEKTNSLQPDRLAFYSYAHVPWIKGNGQRGFSDENVPKDAEKRKLYEIGKELLYKNEYYEIGMDHFALKSDHLYTAFKEGKLHRNFMGYSASKTQLMIGLGVSSISDSWYSFAQNVKSIEDYYQLLEWDKLPVVKGHILTEEDLIIRKHILNLMCNFETTWSKESDYFKEIPEILVQLKEMENDGLLIIENQKINVTEAGKPFVRNICMAFDLHLKRKAPETSLFSMTI
- a CDS encoding DoxX family protein; amino-acid sequence: MENVKNLNKWANAHTYLPVDLLRIALGVFLFMKGVFFITNIQYLHDLISPIDKFGGGMFLIHYIAPAHMIGGIMIVFGLLTRWAIGAQLPILLGAILVNFMGEMHSQNLLLAICVFMVCLFFFFYGSGKHSADYYFKMQQ
- a CDS encoding acyl-CoA carboxylase subunit beta gives rise to the protein MDLNFNKNEDHNKLLLSELKQKFAKVKLGGGEKRIEKLHSEGKMTARERIDYLLDENSKYIEIGGFVGDGMYAEHGGCPSGGVVVKIGYVRGKQCVVVANDATVKAGAWFPITAKKNLRAQEIAMENRLPIIYLVDSAGVYLPLQDEIFPDKEHFGRIFRNNAQMSSMGITQIAAVMGSCVAGGAYLPIMSDEALIVDKTGSIFLAGSYLVKAAIGETIDNETLGGATTHCEISGVTDYKAKDDKDALDKIKNIVDKIGDYDKAGYSRIKAQKPALDPTEIYGILPKARNEQYDMMEIIKRMVDNSEFEAYKDGYGQSLITGYARIDGWAVGIIANQRKVVKTAKGEMQFGGVIYSDSADKATRFIANCNQKKIPLVFVQDVTGFMVGSKSEHGGIIKDGAKMVNAVSNSVVPKFTVIVGNSYGAGNYAMCGKAYDPRLIFAWPSAELAVMGGTQAAKVLAQIEASSLKSKGEIVDEAKEAELFAKIKARYDEQVSPYYAASRLWTDAIIDPLDTRKWISMGIEAANHAPITKPFNLGVIQV